The Streptomyces sp. NBC_00569 genomic sequence TCGAACTCACTCGATTTCCTTCCCTGTTCACGGGACCGCGCCCGACCGGTTGAGCGTCCCGCACGTGGCGCCGTTGCGGCGGCCGACTCAAGGGAGTCCTTCTCATGACACAGATGCTTGCCCCGCCCAGCCCGGCGGCCCTTCGTGCCTGCATGGCCCGGTTCGCCACCGGTGTCACCGTCGTGACGTACGCGGGCGAAGACGGCCCGCGCGGCGCGACGATGAACTCCTTCACCTCCGTCTCCGCGGAGCCCCCACTTGTCCTCGTCAGTGTCGCCCGTCGCGCTCGCTGCCACGACCAGCTGCTCGACCGCCCCTTCTGTGTGAACATCCTGGGGGCCGAACAGGAGCCGCTGGCGCGGCAGTTCGCCGGGGCGCGCGAGGCGGCCGAGCCGCGCTGGGCCGACGGAACCTCCGTCCCGCGCCTGGCGAACCCCCTCGCCTGGGTGGAATGCGAGCCCTGGCGCACGTACGACGGCGGCGATCACACCCTCGTCCTGGGCCGCGTCACGGACCTCGGCCATCGCGACGGCGACGCACTCACCTACGCCTGGAGCCGGTTCGGCGCGGCGACCGAGTCGACCGACGGCTTCGAATACCTCATCTGATTCGGCGCGGCCCGCTCGCGGCCGCGCACTCCCACACTTTCAGGAGCACCAGCATGCCTGCACGCACCGGCAAGGAATTCCTCGAGCGACTGTCCAACTCCCGTGCCACCGTGCACATCCAGGGCGAGACCCTCAAGGGCGGCATCCAGGACCACCCCGCTTTCCGCAATGTCGTCCAGACGTACGCCGAGCTGTACGACCTCCAGCACTCCGACGCCCACAAGGACGTCCTCACCTACACCTCGCCCACGACCGGCGAGCCCGTCGGCACCTCCTTCCTCACCCCGAAGACTCCCGAGGACCTGGTCAAGCGCCGCAACGCGTTCAAGGTGTGGGCCGACCACAGCAACGGCATGCTCGGCCGTACCGGCGACTACATGAACAGCTCCCTGATGGCCCTCGCCTCGGCCGCCGACTGGTTCGCCCAGGCGAATCCGGCGTTCGGCGAGAACATCCGCCGCTACTACGAGCAGGTCCGCGAGCAGGACCTGCTGTGCACGCACACCCTGATCCCGCCGCAGGTCAACCGCTCGGTCGCCGGCACCCAGCAGGCCGGCGGCAAGCTCGCCGCCCGCATCGTGAAGGAGGACGACAACGGCGTCGTGATCCGCGGAGCGCGCATGCT encodes the following:
- a CDS encoding flavin reductase family protein; the encoded protein is MTQMLAPPSPAALRACMARFATGVTVVTYAGEDGPRGATMNSFTSVSAEPPLVLVSVARRARCHDQLLDRPFCVNILGAEQEPLARQFAGAREAAEPRWADGTSVPRLANPLAWVECEPWRTYDGGDHTLVLGRVTDLGHRDGDALTYAWSRFGAATESTDGFEYLI